TTGTATAAGTCCTCCTTTGATTTTAAAGACCCTTCATGATGAGCGGGTATCTCAATAGACCGATCCCCTTTCCGATCTGCTGAGACACCCGCTCATGTCATGCAGGTGTCTAACGCTTATATTGCAATAACTTTGTCATCCGGATAAAAGAAAAACGTAAAATCATTACGCATTACCGCGAATCATCGCGGTAACCCCGGTACGGGAAAGCTCCTGGATGCCATACGGCTTAAGCAGCTCGATCATGGCATCGATTTTGACGGTATCGCCAACAACCTGAACCATCAGGTTTGCTGTCCCGATATCCACGACGGATGCACGGAAAGTCTCGACAACGCCCATAATTTCCGGTCTGGCCGATGGCTCGGCTTTTACTTTAATCAGGGCGAGCTCTCGGGCTACCATCGGTTTCGAGCTCAGGTTGATAACTTTAATGACATCGATCAGCTTGTAAAGCTGCTTCTCCACCTGTTCCAGCGTTGTTTCATCACCGGTGGTTACGATAACCATCCGGGACAAACCGGATTCCTCCGACTGTCCCACGGTAATACTCTCGATGTTAAAGCCCCTGCGTCCGAATAACCCCGATACGCGCTGCAGGACACCCGGCTGGTCGTTCACTAGTACAGCAATGGTATGTTTTGTACTCATCTTACGCATCCCCCATCAGCATTTGATCGATTGTCGACCCTTGCGTCACCATCGGATACACGTTCTCGCCTTTCTCTACAACGAATTCAACGAGGACGGGTCCCGGTGTTTCCATCGCTTCGGCCCAAGCACGCTGTGCTTCTTCTTTCGTGGTGGCACGAAGTCCTTTGACACCGTAGGCTTCAGCCAGCTTGACGAAATCAGGGCTGCCTGCCAGATCGATGTGGCTGTAACGGTTATCGTAAATCAGCTCCTGCCATTGACGAACCATGCCGAGCACCTGGTTGTTGATAACAACGATTTTTACCGGAATGTTGTTGATGGCACAGATGGCAAGTTCTTGCGAACACATCTGCATGCCGCCATCCCCGTTGATCGAAATGACCAGGCGATCTGGATGCGCCATCTGGGCACCAATCGCGGACGGGAATCCGAATCCCATCGTCCCGAGACCGCCGGAGGTGATCCAGGAACGCGGCTGGTTGAACTTGTAATACTGAGCGGACCACATTTGGTGCTGACCAACGTCAGTCGTTACAATCGCTTCACCCTTCGTGGTGTCGTTCAGCATTTCGATAACCCATTGCGGCTTCAGCACCGTATCCGAATCGACGTAACGGTATGGGTATTCAGCTTTCCATTTTCTAATCTGATCTCTCCAAGCATCTGCTTTCGCTGCGTATGGAACGAGCGGATTCAGCATCTCAAACACGGTCTTCACGTCTCCGACAATCGGGATATCGGTTGGGACGTTCTTGCCGATCTCAGCCGGATCGATGTCGATATGAACAATCTTCGCATGTGGCGCGAATCCGTCGAGCTTACCTGTAACCCTGTCATCGAATCTTGCCCCGATGTTGATCAGCAGGTCCGACTGCTGAATACCATGGTTCGATGTGTAGGTTCCGTGCATACCCGGCATTCCTGTCCACAAGTCATGACCGCTTGGGAAAGCACCCAGACCGAGGAGCGTTGTCGTGATCGGAATCCCCGATTTGTTCACGAATTCGTACAGCCCTTCATGAGCTCCGGAGTAAATCACCCCGCCGCCAGCAATGATCATCGGACGCTCAGCTTCCTCAATCGCGCGGGCCAGCTTATCCAACTGAAGTTTGTTTGGTACCGTCCGAGGATTATATCCTCTCAGTTGAATTCGTTCTTCCGGCTGGAACAGCGTCGTTGCCGCGGATACATCCTTCGGAATATCGATCAGCACCGGACCTTTGCGGCCGGTTGAAGCGATATGGAAGGCTTCGTGAATCACCCTTGGCAGATCCTTTACATCTCTTACCAGATAGCTGTGTTTCGTAATCGGCATCGTGATGCCCGTAATGTCCGCTTCCTGGAAAGCGTCCGTACCGATCAGGGTTGTTGCAACGTTACCGGTTATAACAACGAGCGGAACGGAATCCATATAAGCTGTTGCGATACCGGTCACAAGGTTCGTTGCCCCCGGTCCTGAAGTCGCTATGCACACACCGACTTTGCCGCTTGCGCGAGCGTAACCGTCAGCCGCATGAATGGCGCCTTGTTCGTGACGGGTCAAGACGTGATTAAAGTCCTCAAAACCATACATGGCATCGTAGATGTACAGGACCGCTCCGCCCGGATACCCGAAGACGCATTCGACACCTTCGAGCAGAAGACTCCGAAGCAAGATTTCCGATCCGGTAATCACTTCAGGCTTCAACCATTTCTCTCGTAATTGTTCTGTAGACCGCACTTCTGGAGTTTGCGCGCTCATCAGTCATCCTCCTCTCAAATATTGGCACTCTTCATTCAAGCAACAAAAAAACCTTCCGTCGCCACACCCGGAGTATCTCCGTGTGAGGGACGAAAGGTTTAGCTTCCGTGGTACCACCCATGTTTGCCCTACACTTCGCAGTGTAAAGCCTCAGCAGGTATGAAGAACATAATGAACACAGCTCTTCAATATCTGCAGTCCGTAACGTGGACTAAGACGATTCCCCCTAATAAACGCTGTTACGACTTAATGCGATAAAGTCATAGCGTAGCATCTTTCAGGGAAACAGCTCCGAGGTGAGCTCGTATAAAAGGGGTTTTGGTGGTGGTTTCAGCTGATCCATCCACTCTCTGAGCAAAAGAGCCCTTTAAACTTCGTCCTCATCATTGCCGATTGGATATATTCGTTAAAATGTTTAGAAACATTATATGATTCATTCATTCCAGAAGTCAACACATTTATTTTACTTCCGATGAAAGGTTTTCATTCACAACTGGAGCAATCCCTTCGTTTCCTTAATGCAAAACACGCTCTTAAACCCTGCTACATATGATAAATGGAGCTATCCTTAATCGCGGTGAAGGGAGGAAACAACACGATGATCCGCTATCGAAAACCGGGGCAGGATGATCCGATGATTCTACAACTCATTGAGTCCCAACTCGTCCCGCTTTCCCATATGACAAAAAAAGAGCTGGACTTCATCCGTAAGGATATTCCCTCTCGATTACGACGCGGCGTGACCCTTGTTGCTTCGCCTCAGGATAACGATAAAATCATTGCCTTTGTCCACTTTATGATGCACGGCGAACTGCTGTATATCGATATGCTGGCCGTCGCATCCACAGCACAGCGAAAACGGTGGGGTGTCCGATTGATGGAACATGCCGAACGTTTCGCTGTATCCCGCGGATGCAAACGTGCCAAGGTCATGGTGGACATTGGCAACCATACCGGCCTAAACTTTTACCGAAAGCTTGGCTACACGGTAACCAGAATCATCGAACCCAGTCGATGTTATGAGCTGGAAAAGATTTGGTTCCTCTAATTACCAGAAGAAGCCCGGTCCGAAGCCTGGTCCGAAGCCCGGGCCAAAACCACCAAACCCTGGACCGAAGCCTGGACCGAAGCCTGGACCAAATCCTGGACCAAAACCACCAAACCCAAATGGAGCTGTACCTATCGCAAGCAGATCAAACAATGCAAGCGGAACAATCGCCTTGATTTTCAACTTTTTACCCTTAGTTGCCTGTTCCATAAAAAGCCGGTTGCCGGATACACGTACCAGCTTGCCTGTCACCATAGTCCCGTCTTTCTTATACGCTACGATCTGTTTGCCCACATATGATTTCACCTTTGCCTTACTGACAGGTTTGTGCATAAGATCCCTCCTCAGGTAATATACAAGTCATTCTATTCCGGAAGGGGTTCCCTTGCTTGTTTCATGGCCCTCACTACGACTAAAGATGGGTGAACCGCTCCACGATGCGGAGCACAGAGCTTGCGATTCCTATGTATGACGGACAGGAGCACAAAATAAAAAAACCGCCGTACTATTACGGCGGTTTCTTCATACACGTATAATTAAGCGTTCACTTTTTCTTTAGCTACAGTAGCCAAAGAATTGAACGCGTTCAGATCATTAACAGCCAAATCAGCCAGCATTTTACGGTTAATGTCCACGCCAGCAAGCTTCAGACCATGCATCAATTTGCTGTAAGACAGACCATTTTGACGAGCAGCCGCGTTGATACGAACGATCCACAATTTACGGAAATTACGTTTCGTATTGCGACGATCCCGGTATGCATAAACGAGGGATTTCATAACCTGCTCGTTAGCTGTTTTAAAAATGCGGTGTTTGGAACCGAAATAACCTTTCGCAAGCTTCAATACTTTTTTATGTCGACGACGAACGACAAATCCGCCTTTAACTCGTGCCATATCAAAAGACCTCCCAATAATTGTTGTTTACTATTTCAAGTTAGCCAGACCTTGCTTCAAACGTTTAACATCTCCAGGCGCCATAACTGGGCTATTGGACAATACGCGCTTCGCACGCTTGGATTTGTGGGAAAGCAAGTGGTTTTTGTAAGCTTTATAACGTTTAACTTTACCAGTACCAGTAATTTTGAAGCGGCCTTTCAGGCTGCTGTGTGTTTTCATTTTAGGCATTGTAGTACTTCCTCCTCTAATTTCTCTTAGGCTTTTGGAGCCAAAATCATAATCATGCTGCGGCCTTCCAATTTCGGTTGACGTTCAATGACGCAGAGATCCGCCACTTCCACCTTCACGCGCTCCAAAATCTTCTGACCAATGCTAGCATGGGTGATTTCACGACCACGGAAACGCACAGAGCATTTCACTTTATCGCCGTCTTTCAAAAACTTAACGACATTGCGAAGCTTGGTTTGATAATCATGCTCCTCAATGTTGGCTCGGAACCATACTTCTTTGATATCCACAATTTTCTGGTTCTTACGTGCTTCCTTCTCTTTCTTCTGCTGCTCATAGCGGAATTTACCGTAGTCCATGATGCGGCATACCGGCGGTTTCGCCTGAGGGGCCACGTTCACCAGATCCAGATTGAGATCAATTGCCATTTGCAGTGCTTCACGAATCGGCTTGATCCCGATTTGTTCACCTTCGGCACCAACCAAACGTACTTCCTTGGCCCGAATCTCGTCATTGATCATATGTTCCTTACTGATAGTCCTCCACCTCCAAATTACTTGTTGTTCCTGTTTGCAAAAAAAATAAAGGGATGACGGGTTAATCACCGACATCCCTATTTGATACTCATCTCACAAATGAAGTTGAATCCATTCATTGATTTCGTGATCAAACCAGCCAACACATGTCGGTCAGGTGAGAAGCGGCGCTTCTGCTTGCAATCAGATATTCTGTTTAACAGACTAGGATAGTATAACAGGTCATCCTATCTTCTGTCAACACATATGGAATAAAAATTGGATTAGCCTTGTTTGCTTTGAACTTCTTCAAGGCGCACAACACGGGTATGCTCCGTATGGCTCCACTGCTTGTTGTTCTGCGTGAAGAACGCATATACCGTGATAGGATACCACGACAGCAGGTAAATCGGGAACAGCACCAGATACAGATATACTTTCTTGTACTTCACCTTCTCCAGAATCATCGCAATCATGAACGTGAACACATTCGCCGCGATCGCCGTAAAGCTCAGCCACAGCGGTAAGTAACCGTACAGATTCGCGATATTCGGACCATCGAAGAATGAGGTGTCAACCCAGATGATGGCTGTCAACAAGAAAGTCAGCAGCACAATGTAAACATTGACCCCGTACAATGCCAAGTCCAGCTTCACGAGGCTGCGTTCTTTAATGGCACGCCACAGCAGCGGGAAGAAATAACGGCGGGCAACCGTAAAGTGACCCTGCATCCAGCGCAGACGTTGTCTGGCCGAAGCCTTAAACGTAAGCGGCTTTTCGTCAAATACCTTAGCGTCATAGTTGAACTTCGGATACACACCGCGCATAACGCTGCGCATAGTGAACTCTAAATCCTCGACCAGACTGGTTGCGCCCCAGCCGATCTCCTTCAGGAGATTGGTCTCAAAGCACATTCCCGTACCGCCGAGAAAGTTCGCCATGTTCAGATTGCTGCGGGAAAGCTGCCACAAGCGGTTGATATACCAGTAAGACACCCCATAAGAGGCAGTGATCCAGGAATCCTCAGGGTTCTTGGTATCGATATATCCCTGGATAACTCTTGCTCCAGAGCAAAGATCATTGTTCATTTCGTTCAGGAAATTCGGATCTGCCAGATTATCCGCGTCAAACATGACGACCGCATCATACTGGCGCGGCATTGCCCAGAGCTCTTTCAGCATCCATTCGATGGCATAACCCTTGCCTCGAAGATTCTGATTCGTACGTACGCAGGCGTTCATCCCGTGGGCACGGACGATCTCTGCTGTACGATCTGTACAATTGTCGCAAATGACAAATACATCGTACAGATGTTTCGGATAATCAAGCTGTTTCAGGTTCTCCATTAATGCACCGACAACCTGTTCTTCGTTGTGCGCAGCAACTAACACTGCAAATGATTTATTGGGTTTAAAATGTTGTTTCTTTTTTCTTTTGACCAGACCAAACAAAGAGAATACGAACTGGTACACACCCACCGCGGCCAAGAATAGTTGGAGCGCGATAAAGATGGCGTCTGTCATGATTCTCCGTTACCCCCTTTTTATAACCCGAGAATGTTTGTTATTTTTTTCTCTCTAAGTTTTTCGCTTTTTTTGTTGTTGCTATGACCCTGTGACTTGTGTCTGTCCTTCTTGTAGCCTCGGTGCCGCGGGGCAACTTCGCACGTCATACACGATTTTCCACACTTTTGAATCTTTTGTCAAAACCGTGGAATGCTCTAATTCACGGAAAAACTTCGTAAAAGAGCTCAGCTTGCAATCCAGTTTGCCAGCAAGCTTCGTTTCAAACGGCTTTAGTTCTTATTTTCATCCGTTTCCTTGCTTTTTATTTCTCTTGGCTGCCCATTTTTTCTTTTTCGACTTGTCCGCCAATAAATAAACGCAACAAACACCCAAAAAGTTTTCGTTTTTTTTCATGCTCTTTCTCTAATAAACTTTTTGATGTCCGTTTGAATCATTGTAGCGGCATCTCCTACTCAAGTCAAAAGACCACGGACCCTGATTTTCTACAAAATGCGCGTCGCTGACTAACTCCTTAAGTAGCAAGGCGCCAGCGAGAATCTTGCCGAATAAAGCTTGCGTTTCCAGGACCAAAGTCCCCTAAACGCAAGTGGGGAATGGTTGATTTCTTTTCCCAAAGTCGATATGTTAAAGTTAAAGAATAACGCTGCAGAACGGGTGAAAAGTAGTGGCTAAAAAAAGAGTCTTGCTGTTATCTGAAGGGTTCGGTGCAGGCCATACACAGGCCGCTCATGCACTCTCCAGCAGCCTGCGCCAGTTATCGCCTAGCGTACAGACCAAAGTTCTCGAGCTCGGGAGCTTCTTGAACCCTAAAATCGCTCCACTGATCATTTCGGCCTACAGAAAGACGATCACAACTCGCCCGAGATTGGTCGGGTACATGTATCGCCATCAAAAGTCCTTTAACCGCTTTACGGCTTTAGCACTTCACCGAATGTTCTATACAAGCACCAAAAATGTGGTCAGACAGCTCAAACCCGACATCATTGTGTGTACCCACTTCATACCAAGTGCGGTTATCTCGCGTTTGAAGCGGCTGGGCATTGATGTGCCTCTGTGTACCGTTATAACCGATTATGATGCTCACGATACATGGATTAGTCCCGAAGTCGACCGATATTTCGTGTCCACGCCGGAAGTGAAGCGAAAGCTGCTCAATCGCGGGGTGTCCCAAGCCAAAATTCAGGTCACCGGCATTCCAATCCATCCCGACTTCTGGACGCATCCGAGCAAGAAGGAAATCAGAGAACGGTTTAATCTGTCCGATATGCCCACCGTGCTTGTGATGGGCGGAGGCTGGGGCATCATGAATGACGAAATTGTGCATGAATTCCTGACCCGATGGCGCGGAGAAGTCCAGATTATATTTTGCCTCGGCAATAACGACAAGGGACGCGAGGAGCTGGAGAACAACCCTCGGTTCCAGCATCCGAACATCCGGATTTTGGGCTTTACGCGCGAGATCGACAAGCTCATGGAGGTGTCGGATCTGCTCGTTACGAAGCCTGGCGGCATGACATGCACCGAAGGCCTGGCCAAAGGAATCCCGATGCTGTTCCATCAACCTCTTCCAGGACAGGAAGAAGAGAACTGCCAGTACTTTACGGCCCAGGGATTGGGTGAGCCTATCCACTCGCTGGAGGTTATTGGCAATTGGATGAACAAACTGCTTCATCAATATGACGTAATCCAACAGCAACGGGCGCAAAATTTGCGAGACATCGAACGATTCCATCCTATGCAAAGCGCACGCAGCATCATCGATATGCTGGAAAACGAAAAGGTGTACTCCTAAAGAGGGAGCACACCTTTTTTTACGCCTTTTTCTGTAAATATGCCATCGCAATTGATAGATTTCCTACTATTATAATAGTTGCAAACGCTATCATAGGAAAGACTCTACGTAAAGGTATTATTTACCGTATTTTTCAAGGCGATTCTTTTGGTAGGAAGCAAGTGCTTCCTTCCCGACAATGGCCTCGCAGCGATGAATCTGCATACCTTGACCAACGAATTTCGTCTCGTATTCTGTCATGACGTGCTCTTCGTTCAGCCCGTCGCGATGCAGATCCAGCGAAATATTCGTCATTTGCAAGCCATAATCGGCAAATGCATTCAGGGAGAACTCAAACAGCGTGACCGAATCGGTCTTGAAATGAATTTCCCCGCGCTCGTTCAGGATTTGGGAATACTTGTCCAGAAAACGCGGATGCGTCAACCGACGGCGGGCATGCTTGGATTTTGGCCACGGATCGCTGAAGTTCAAATATAAACGTTCGATCTCGCCGGGTTCAAAGACCTGCTCGACGTTCTCGATATTAAACAGCGCCAGCTTCAGATTCGGCGGCGTATCGATGCCGTCCTGAGCCCAAGCATTGCGTCCCTTCTCGCTAGCGCGGCGAATCAGCTCGTCGTACATATCCACTCCGATAAAATTCACATTCTGATGCTTGTAACTCATCTGGCTTATGAATTGACCTTTGCCCATGCCGAATTCAACATGGATCGGAAGGTCATTGCCAAATAATGAAGCCCATTTCCCTCTATATTGACCGGGGTCCAAAACGACCAGGTCTTCCTGCTGCTCCAGATTTTCCCGTATACCTTTTCTTCCGCGTAAACGCATGTCATACCTCCGAAAATTTCCAAGTAAATTAGAATGATATCCCCATACTGCATTTATTGTGACGAAGTTAATCCCAAAAGTAAAGAGCCCCATAGAAAAAGGAACCTATGCTTTGCTTAACGCAAAGGCTTTAGGTTCCTCTTTCTTATATTTGGAATTGGGGTTCCGCGATAGTTAAACTGTGAATAATCTACCTTTCTTCCGTTGTAAAATCAAACGTCTTCTCAAAGGCAGCCCGAATCTTGCGACGTGCCGAAGCCTTCACATCCTGGTTGGAGTTAAACTCCACGCCGGTAAGGGCTAAAGCTTCGTTCGGGGTAAGCTCCACAGCGATTTTGTCTTTACTGTCATTCTTTACTGTCGATGAATTCATTCGTAATCACCTCACGGTATTATTGTATCCATGACGTCACACAAATATGAATCCTATCCGATATATACCCATGCCAAAATGGCTTGAATCATATTTTTATTTTTCTACTTTAAATATACCAATTATATGCAATTCATTCAAGTGACAACATCTTAATTAGGCTTGAAGACCTGTATATAACGCAAAGCTTTATTTTTTGTTACAATGGATATATCTGCTTTAGTAAAAGGCAAGTAAAAACATGTATACTTTGAGGCACAGTTATACCTGCCTCTATTCATCATATGCGGCTATAAAAGGAGCACACATGAGTACATCACTTAGACCCGCCCCAACGTTATGGGGCGACAAACGATTTCATACATGGAATTACGAGATGCGCAGCCAGTTCCAGGAAAAAGTATTCAAGGTTATGCTGGATGCGGGCTTTACGTGCCCGAACCGCGACGGCACGATTGCCAAGGGCGGGTGCACCTTCTGCAGCGCCCGCGGCTCCGGTGATTTTGCCGGACGACGGCGGGATGATCTTGTTACCCAGTTCAACACCATCCGTGACCGGCAGCACCAGAAGTGGCCGAGCGCCAAATACATCGGTTATTTCCAAGCCTATACCAATACGTATGCTCCGGTCGAAGAGCTTCGGGAATACTATGAAGTCATTCTGCAGCAGCCAGGTGTTGTCGGTTTATCGATCGCTACTCGCCCTGATTGCCTGCCTGACGACGTCGTGGAATACTTGGCGGAGCTGAATGAGCGAACCTATCTCTGGGTGGAAATGGGCCTGCAAACGATCCATGATTCCACCTCTGAGCTAATCAACCGAGCCCATGATACCGAATGTTATCTGGAAGCGGTCGAAAAGCTGCGCAAGCATAACATCCGTGTCTGCACACACATCATTTACGGCCTTCCGCAAGAGGACCATGATATGATGCTCGCCACCGGCCGAGCGGTCTCCAAGATGGATGTGCAGGGAATCAAGATCCACCTGCTGCACCTCATGCACAAGACGCCGATGGTGAAGCAATATGAGGCTGGGCTGCTGCGGTTCCTGGAGCAGGACGAATACATCAGCCTTATCGCAGACAGTCTGGAGCTCTTGCCTCCGGATATGATTGTTCATCGTCTGACCGGAGACGCTCCCCGGGATCTCTTGATCGGACCGACGTGGAGTCTCAAAAAATGGGAAGTGCTTAACGGCATTGACGCCGAACTCAAGCGCCGGGATACATGGCAGGGTAAATTGTGGGGGGGATCCTGATGGGCTTCCTCTCGGTTTTGAGTTTTGCCCACAAACTCGTGTCCGAAAGGCTGCGGCCTGGAGACATTACGCTGGATGCGACGGCCGGAACCGGGGCCGATACGCTGTATCTAGCCAAATGCATAGGATCCAAGGGCAAGGTGTACGCTTTTGATATTCAGGAACAAGCACTGCAGCTGACTCGTGATAGGCTGGATAAGGAACCGCTAGGCACCCTTGCAGAGATTGCCCTTCACCACCAGAGCCATGCGCTTATGGGAGAATGCGTACCTGAGCGCGAGCATGGCCGTATAGGTGCGATCATGTTCAATCTAGGTTACCTTCCGGCAGATTCATCAGATAAACGGATCATGACGGAAACCGCCAGCACGCTAACGGCTCTGGAGGCTGCCATCGAGTTGCTTCGCCCCGGCGGCATTATCACCATCGTGCTGTATCCAGGCCACAAGGGCGGCGATGCCGAAGCAGACGCCGTGCAGGCCTGGGCGGCGGAATTGCCCCAGCACAAAGTGCAAACGATATTATATCGAGGTCTTCAGCGATCCGAAGCACCATATCTCATTGCACTGGAACGGAAGAAGCCGATATGATATAAGTTCTAGGAGAGGTACCGCACTTACATCCATAGAATATTCCAAACATGATGAAAGGTAGATGATTACAATGACAAAACCATATCCATTGTTGTTCCAACCCGAATTTAAAGAACGTGTGTGGGGTGGCCGTGCCCTGGAGCAATTCGGCTTGGACATTCCGGAAGGACATATCGGAGAAGGCTGGATGATCGCCGACCATCCGAACGGTACGACCAGTATTGTGAACGGTGAACTTGCCGGCCGCGGCCTGGATCAGGTTCGTGAGCAATTTGGACGAGAGTGGTTTGGCAGCAAAGGATTCTCCGAAGTTAACGGACGTTTCCCTCTGCTGATCAAGCTGCTTGACTGTAATGACAACCTCTCGGTCCAGGTCCATCCAACCGATGACTACGAGGGGCTTCCGAAAGGCGAGCTGGGCAAGACTGAAATGTGGTATGTGCTGGATGC
Above is a window of Paenibacillus sp. FSL K6-1330 DNA encoding:
- the ilvN gene encoding acetolactate synthase small subunit gives rise to the protein MSTKHTIAVLVNDQPGVLQRVSGLFGRRGFNIESITVGQSEESGLSRMVIVTTGDETTLEQVEKQLYKLIDVIKVINLSSKPMVARELALIKVKAEPSARPEIMGVVETFRASVVDIGTANLMVQVVGDTVKIDAMIELLKPYGIQELSRTGVTAMIRGNA
- the ilvB gene encoding biosynthetic-type acetolactate synthase large subunit yields the protein MSAQTPEVRSTEQLREKWLKPEVITGSEILLRSLLLEGVECVFGYPGGAVLYIYDAMYGFEDFNHVLTRHEQGAIHAADGYARASGKVGVCIATSGPGATNLVTGIATAYMDSVPLVVITGNVATTLIGTDAFQEADITGITMPITKHSYLVRDVKDLPRVIHEAFHIASTGRKGPVLIDIPKDVSAATTLFQPEERIQLRGYNPRTVPNKLQLDKLARAIEEAERPMIIAGGGVIYSGAHEGLYEFVNKSGIPITTTLLGLGAFPSGHDLWTGMPGMHGTYTSNHGIQQSDLLINIGARFDDRVTGKLDGFAPHAKIVHIDIDPAEIGKNVPTDIPIVGDVKTVFEMLNPLVPYAAKADAWRDQIRKWKAEYPYRYVDSDTVLKPQWVIEMLNDTTKGEAIVTTDVGQHQMWSAQYYKFNQPRSWITSGGLGTMGFGFPSAIGAQMAHPDRLVISINGDGGMQMCSQELAICAINNIPVKIVVINNQVLGMVRQWQELIYDNRYSHIDLAGSPDFVKLAEAYGVKGLRATTKEEAQRAWAEAMETPGPVLVEFVVEKGENVYPMVTQGSTIDQMLMGDA
- a CDS encoding GNAT family N-acetyltransferase, which encodes MIRYRKPGQDDPMILQLIESQLVPLSHMTKKELDFIRKDIPSRLRRGVTLVASPQDNDKIIAFVHFMMHGELLYIDMLAVASTAQRKRWGVRLMEHAERFAVSRGCKRAKVMVDIGNHTGLNFYRKLGYTVTRIIEPSRCYELEKIWFL
- the rplT gene encoding 50S ribosomal protein L20, which codes for MARVKGGFVVRRRHKKVLKLAKGYFGSKHRIFKTANEQVMKSLVYAYRDRRNTKRNFRKLWIVRINAAARQNGLSYSKLMHGLKLAGVDINRKMLADLAVNDLNAFNSLATVAKEKVNA
- the rpmI gene encoding 50S ribosomal protein L35 — encoded protein: MPKMKTHSSLKGRFKITGTGKVKRYKAYKNHLLSHKSKRAKRVLSNSPVMAPGDVKRLKQGLANLK
- the infC gene encoding translation initiation factor IF-3, which gives rise to MINDEIRAKEVRLVGAEGEQIGIKPIREALQMAIDLNLDLVNVAPQAKPPVCRIMDYGKFRYEQQKKEKEARKNQKIVDIKEVWFRANIEEHDYQTKLRNVVKFLKDGDKVKCSVRFRGREITHASIGQKILERVKVEVADLCVIERQPKLEGRSMIMILAPKA
- a CDS encoding glycosyltransferase family 2 protein — its product is MTDAIFIALQLFLAAVGVYQFVFSLFGLVKRKKKQHFKPNKSFAVLVAAHNEEQVVGALMENLKQLDYPKHLYDVFVICDNCTDRTAEIVRAHGMNACVRTNQNLRGKGYAIEWMLKELWAMPRQYDAVVMFDADNLADPNFLNEMNNDLCSGARVIQGYIDTKNPEDSWITASYGVSYWYINRLWQLSRSNLNMANFLGGTGMCFETNLLKEIGWGATSLVEDLEFTMRSVMRGVYPKFNYDAKVFDEKPLTFKASARQRLRWMQGHFTVARRYFFPLLWRAIKERSLVKLDLALYGVNVYIVLLTFLLTAIIWVDTSFFDGPNIANLYGYLPLWLSFTAIAANVFTFMIAMILEKVKYKKVYLYLVLFPIYLLSWYPITVYAFFTQNNKQWSHTEHTRVVRLEEVQSKQG
- a CDS encoding glycosyltransferase, with the translated sequence MAKKRVLLLSEGFGAGHTQAAHALSSSLRQLSPSVQTKVLELGSFLNPKIAPLIISAYRKTITTRPRLVGYMYRHQKSFNRFTALALHRMFYTSTKNVVRQLKPDIIVCTHFIPSAVISRLKRLGIDVPLCTVITDYDAHDTWISPEVDRYFVSTPEVKRKLLNRGVSQAKIQVTGIPIHPDFWTHPSKKEIRERFNLSDMPTVLVMGGGWGIMNDEIVHEFLTRWRGEVQIIFCLGNNDKGREELENNPRFQHPNIRILGFTREIDKLMEVSDLLVTKPGGMTCTEGLAKGIPMLFHQPLPGQEEENCQYFTAQGLGEPIHSLEVIGNWMNKLLHQYDVIQQQRAQNLRDIERFHPMQSARSIIDMLENEKVYS
- the trmB gene encoding tRNA (guanosine(46)-N7)-methyltransferase TrmB, with protein sequence MRLRGRKGIRENLEQQEDLVVLDPGQYRGKWASLFGNDLPIHVEFGMGKGQFISQMSYKHQNVNFIGVDMYDELIRRASEKGRNAWAQDGIDTPPNLKLALFNIENVEQVFEPGEIERLYLNFSDPWPKSKHARRRLTHPRFLDKYSQILNERGEIHFKTDSVTLFEFSLNAFADYGLQMTNISLDLHRDGLNEEHVMTEYETKFVGQGMQIHRCEAIVGKEALASYQKNRLEKYGK
- a CDS encoding TIGR01212 family radical SAM protein (This family includes YhcC from E. coli K-12, an uncharacterized radical SAM protein.): MSTSLRPAPTLWGDKRFHTWNYEMRSQFQEKVFKVMLDAGFTCPNRDGTIAKGGCTFCSARGSGDFAGRRRDDLVTQFNTIRDRQHQKWPSAKYIGYFQAYTNTYAPVEELREYYEVILQQPGVVGLSIATRPDCLPDDVVEYLAELNERTYLWVEMGLQTIHDSTSELINRAHDTECYLEAVEKLRKHNIRVCTHIIYGLPQEDHDMMLATGRAVSKMDVQGIKIHLLHLMHKTPMVKQYEAGLLRFLEQDEYISLIADSLELLPPDMIVHRLTGDAPRDLLIGPTWSLKKWEVLNGIDAELKRRDTWQGKLWGGS
- a CDS encoding class I SAM-dependent methyltransferase; amino-acid sequence: MGFLSVLSFAHKLVSERLRPGDITLDATAGTGADTLYLAKCIGSKGKVYAFDIQEQALQLTRDRLDKEPLGTLAEIALHHQSHALMGECVPEREHGRIGAIMFNLGYLPADSSDKRIMTETASTLTALEAAIELLRPGGIITIVLYPGHKGGDAEADAVQAWAAELPQHKVQTILYRGLQRSEAPYLIALERKKPI